Proteins from a genomic interval of Alteromonas macleodii ATCC 27126:
- a CDS encoding ComEA family DNA-binding protein, with the protein MKKLISGLLVLSALAIQTPAVHAQPAESGNAQANEGTSQQQRIDLNSATVEQLITLPGVGQSKAKAIIKYREEVGPFLEVAQLTQVKGIGEKMLNKIEGYVHVR; encoded by the coding sequence ATGAAAAAATTAATCTCAGGTTTACTCGTACTATCTGCACTAGCCATTCAAACGCCAGCGGTTCACGCTCAACCAGCGGAAAGCGGAAATGCGCAAGCTAATGAAGGTACAAGCCAGCAACAACGTATCGATTTAAACTCGGCGACCGTAGAGCAATTAATTACCCTACCCGGCGTTGGACAATCTAAAGCGAAAGCTATTATTAAATATCGTGAAGAAGTAGGCCCGTTTCTTGAGGTCGCACAATTAACTCAAGTAAAAGGTATCGGTGAAAAGATGCTTAATAAAATTGAAGGCTATGTACACGTAAGATAG
- a CDS encoding isocitrate dehydrogenase: protein MTQQRITVIRGDGIGPDIIDATTKILDKVGCDFAYDYADAGLVALEEHGELLPQETLDLIAKNKVALKGPLTTPVGEGFTSINVSLRKQFKLYANLRPVMSFKGTKARYEDIDIITVRENTQGMYSGLGQVVSEDGNEAEAMSKITRDGAEKIVVFAYELARREGRKKVTAVHKANILKSTSGLFLKVAREVGERYPDIESAEMIVDNCCMQLVMNPHQFDVIVTTNLFGDILSDLCAGLVGGLGMAPGANIGEDCAIFEAVHGSAPDIAGKNLANPTSVILAAAQMLEYLNMGDKAEKIRAALKDVIESGDRTTRDLGGEAGTTEFTQALLDRL from the coding sequence ATGACTCAGCAACGTATTACAGTCATTCGCGGTGACGGCATTGGCCCGGACATTATCGATGCAACCACAAAAATTTTAGATAAGGTTGGCTGTGACTTTGCCTATGACTATGCCGATGCTGGCCTAGTCGCACTGGAAGAACATGGCGAGCTTCTACCTCAAGAAACTTTAGACCTAATCGCAAAAAACAAAGTTGCGCTTAAAGGTCCTTTAACGACCCCCGTTGGAGAAGGTTTTACTTCAATCAACGTTAGTCTTCGCAAGCAGTTCAAACTGTACGCAAACCTTCGTCCTGTGATGTCATTCAAAGGCACAAAAGCACGTTACGAAGACATCGATATCATTACCGTTCGTGAAAACACGCAAGGTATGTACTCTGGTCTTGGCCAAGTTGTATCAGAAGACGGTAACGAAGCTGAAGCAATGAGTAAGATCACTCGTGACGGCGCTGAAAAAATCGTTGTTTTTGCTTATGAATTAGCGCGCCGTGAAGGTCGTAAGAAAGTAACAGCTGTTCACAAAGCTAACATCCTTAAGTCAACATCAGGTCTTTTCCTTAAAGTAGCCCGTGAAGTTGGTGAGCGTTATCCTGACATCGAGTCAGCTGAAATGATCGTTGATAACTGCTGTATGCAGCTTGTGATGAACCCGCATCAGTTTGACGTTATCGTTACGACTAACCTTTTCGGTGACATTCTATCTGACCTATGTGCTGGTCTTGTCGGTGGTCTTGGTATGGCACCAGGTGCAAACATCGGTGAAGATTGTGCAATCTTCGAAGCCGTTCACGGTTCTGCACCAGATATTGCTGGTAAGAACCTAGCTAACCCGACGTCAGTAATCTTGGCAGCAGCGCAAATGCTTGAGTACCTAAACATGGGCGATAAAGCAGAGAAAATTCGCGCAGCACTAAAAGACGTGATCGAGTCTGGCGATCGCACAACACGTGACCTTGGTGGTGAAGCAGGTACTACCGAGTTCACTCAGGCGCTTCTTGACCGCCTATAA
- a CDS encoding DUF3192 domain-containing protein, whose translation MNTKVIRLILAGIALYAVFVFMVIAFYPDKPENMDWKDREEYNRVQITKLKLGSTREEVLALLGSPDITEAKRQGATAIQVMFFRTQHVRADGLTTQDECTPLLFENDKLIAWGEGAYSSYQKS comes from the coding sequence ATGAATACCAAGGTTATTCGTCTAATTTTAGCTGGCATCGCCCTTTATGCGGTGTTTGTTTTTATGGTTATCGCGTTCTATCCCGATAAGCCTGAGAATATGGATTGGAAAGACCGTGAAGAATATAACCGTGTCCAAATAACCAAGTTAAAGTTAGGCAGTACAAGAGAAGAAGTTTTGGCGTTACTAGGCTCACCTGACATTACAGAAGCCAAGCGGCAGGGTGCCACTGCTATTCAGGTTATGTTTTTTAGGACACAACATGTGCGCGCTGACGGCTTAACCACGCAAGATGAATGTACACCCTTGCTTTTTGAAAACGACAAACTTATTGCATGGGGTGAAGGGGCTTACTCCAGTTACCAAAAAAGTTAG
- the ppnN gene encoding nucleotide 5'-monophosphate nucleosidase PpnN — translation MKKVQLNPVGWMSQLSQVEVSRLQDATNSELFAMFRNCCLAVLNSGVDEDNFEALFAPYENFEIKLIRRERGVKIELVNPPEVAFVDEKLVRGVHEHLFAVLRDLLYMGNKYAFLHQTAPAEGNDITDMVFDMLRHAKALEGNDGVNTIVCWGGHSINQVEYKYTKEVGYQLGLRDMNICTGCGPGAMKGPMKGATIGHAKQRHKTGRYIGISEPSIIAAEPPNAIVNELIIMPDIEKRLEAFVRLGHGIIVFPGGVGTAEELLYLLGILMNERNAQQPFPFILTGPAGSEEYFEAIDAFVGATLGPEAQSKYQIIVDDPEEVARTMNKHLEKVKKFRGAMGDAFSFNWSLKIEQDFQQPFIPTHESMADLQLHLDQSKSDLAANLRKAFSGIVAGNVKAEGIAQIKKHGPFELTGDSTLMEKVDTLLESFVKQHRMKLPGSAYEPCYVVKNDKRNSE, via the coding sequence ATGAAGAAAGTGCAGCTTAACCCTGTTGGCTGGATGAGCCAGCTATCACAAGTAGAAGTTTCTCGTCTTCAAGACGCCACCAACAGCGAGCTCTTTGCTATGTTCAGAAACTGTTGCCTTGCAGTATTGAACAGCGGCGTTGACGAAGACAATTTCGAAGCACTTTTTGCTCCTTATGAAAATTTTGAAATAAAACTCATTCGTCGTGAACGGGGCGTAAAAATAGAACTCGTGAACCCTCCTGAAGTGGCTTTCGTTGACGAAAAACTCGTTCGTGGTGTACACGAACATCTATTTGCGGTCCTTCGCGACCTGCTTTACATGGGTAACAAGTACGCATTTCTTCATCAAACCGCACCGGCTGAAGGTAACGACATCACAGACATGGTGTTTGACATGCTACGCCACGCTAAAGCGCTTGAAGGGAACGATGGCGTAAACACAATTGTCTGTTGGGGCGGCCATTCCATTAATCAAGTAGAGTACAAATACACGAAAGAAGTGGGCTATCAGCTCGGCTTACGTGACATGAATATTTGCACAGGATGTGGGCCTGGAGCGATGAAGGGGCCAATGAAGGGCGCCACCATAGGTCATGCAAAGCAACGCCACAAGACAGGCCGTTATATTGGCATCTCTGAGCCGAGTATTATTGCCGCCGAGCCGCCCAACGCCATTGTCAACGAGCTCATTATCATGCCTGATATTGAAAAGCGTTTAGAGGCGTTTGTTAGACTCGGACATGGCATTATCGTGTTTCCAGGCGGTGTAGGCACTGCCGAAGAATTACTTTATCTGCTTGGCATTTTGATGAATGAACGCAATGCGCAGCAACCTTTTCCCTTCATTCTAACAGGGCCTGCTGGAAGCGAAGAGTACTTTGAAGCCATAGACGCTTTTGTTGGTGCAACACTGGGTCCAGAAGCACAATCAAAATATCAAATCATTGTAGATGACCCAGAAGAAGTAGCACGCACCATGAATAAACACCTTGAAAAAGTGAAGAAGTTCAGAGGTGCGATGGGTGACGCATTCAGCTTTAATTGGTCATTAAAAATTGAACAAGACTTTCAACAGCCCTTTATTCCAACGCATGAGAGTATGGCCGATCTTCAACTGCACTTAGATCAAAGTAAAAGTGATCTAGCGGCCAATTTGCGCAAAGCGTTTTCAGGCATTGTTGCGGGTAATGTAAAAGCAGAAGGCATTGCTCAGATCAAAAAACATGGTCCGTTTGAGCTCACCGGTGATAGTACACTGATGGAGAAGGTTGATACGCTACTCGAGTCGTTTGTAAAACAGCATAGAATGAAGCTGCCTGGTAGCGCGTATGAACCATGTTACGTTGTAAAGAACGATAAGAGAAACAGCGAATAA
- a CDS encoding diguanylate cyclase gives MEAKQLQTLKQNNALLCQFIVKLSAFYEGFSDKIDTELKVLRGHLSGTPNFSLAAVSIEKLNKSLQHQEITLRKYSVDTVSSLEDAMKQLQKIVFEDTELKGLTTQELIKLNQPVGDIFSIYKLYSKAIALHRIALNKEMVGLEPSETTETKSTNNESTSARSIKDDNPHYRSILVELNHLIASYAQKKPNDQQLNDIKQRLDEGMDEDQLLKSCVVILRMIVQDAMSEASLTGKVIQSLHRSLGEVSSDVSNTIQGSQAQFEQRQAGNEQLKRDIIHIEEAVSESSSLEALKEQTQFRVEKLVTTLSEQQSNDQQGQEALMALLSSMQSRIDTLQQQTSVYKKKLAEQAMQSRTDPLTRLPNRQAYNERLEAAFTKFKENGDLLAVAVVDIDHFKSINDRFGHAAGDKTLQVVSKFLKQSLSENDFIARWGGEEFVMLLPQAQMADIDKKLNEVRTKLAAMPFKFKQEKVKITASFGATCFNDNDTTETVFERADEYLYKAKRNGRNLVVTDLSTDL, from the coding sequence ATGGAAGCAAAACAACTACAAACCCTAAAACAAAATAACGCGCTTCTTTGTCAGTTTATTGTGAAACTCTCAGCATTTTATGAGGGCTTCTCGGATAAGATCGATACTGAACTTAAGGTGTTACGAGGCCACCTTTCTGGCACACCTAATTTTAGTCTTGCCGCTGTGAGCATAGAGAAACTCAACAAATCACTTCAGCATCAAGAAATAACGCTTAGAAAATACAGTGTTGATACTGTTTCATCGCTAGAAGATGCAATGAAACAACTACAGAAAATTGTATTTGAAGATACTGAATTAAAAGGGTTAACCACGCAGGAATTGATTAAGCTAAATCAACCTGTAGGTGATATCTTCAGTATTTATAAACTTTACTCAAAAGCCATTGCGCTTCACCGCATTGCGCTTAACAAGGAAATGGTTGGACTTGAGCCATCTGAAACCACAGAAACTAAGTCCACCAACAATGAAAGCACATCGGCTCGTTCGATTAAAGATGATAACCCTCACTACCGTTCTATTTTGGTTGAGCTTAATCACCTTATTGCTTCTTATGCGCAAAAAAAACCTAACGATCAGCAACTCAATGATATAAAGCAACGTCTTGATGAAGGCATGGATGAAGACCAGCTGCTTAAAAGCTGCGTTGTAATTTTGCGCATGATCGTTCAAGACGCTATGTCAGAGGCGAGCTTAACAGGAAAAGTGATTCAGAGTCTGCACCGTTCATTAGGTGAAGTGAGTAGCGACGTCAGCAATACGATCCAAGGCAGCCAAGCCCAGTTCGAGCAGCGCCAAGCTGGTAATGAGCAACTTAAACGTGACATTATTCACATTGAAGAAGCCGTATCGGAAAGCAGTTCTCTAGAAGCACTTAAAGAGCAGACACAGTTTCGCGTAGAAAAGCTTGTGACTACGTTAAGCGAGCAACAAAGCAACGATCAGCAAGGTCAAGAAGCGCTAATGGCACTGCTCTCCTCTATGCAATCGCGAATAGATACACTTCAGCAGCAAACCAGCGTCTATAAAAAGAAGCTGGCCGAACAAGCAATGCAAAGCCGCACCGACCCCCTCACTCGGCTTCCAAACAGGCAGGCGTATAATGAGAGACTAGAAGCGGCTTTCACTAAATTTAAAGAAAATGGTGACTTGCTTGCGGTCGCCGTTGTGGATATTGATCATTTCAAGTCAATCAACGATAGATTCGGGCACGCAGCAGGCGATAAAACTCTTCAGGTAGTGAGTAAATTCTTAAAGCAAAGTTTGTCCGAAAATGATTTTATTGCCAGGTGGGGAGGAGAAGAGTTTGTAATGCTACTGCCTCAGGCGCAGATGGCAGATATAGATAAGAAGCTTAATGAAGTTAGAACTAAACTTGCTGCAATGCCGTTTAAATTCAAGCAAGAAAAAGTAAAAATCACCGCATCTTTTGGCGCAACCTGTTTCAATGACAATGATACTACTGAAACTGTGTTTGAACGCGCCGATGAGTACCTCTATAAAGCAAAACGAAACGGCCGCAACCTCGTAGTCACTGATTTAAGCACTGACTTATAG